The following are encoded in a window of Chlorocebus sabaeus isolate Y175 chromosome 22, mChlSab1.0.hap1, whole genome shotgun sequence genomic DNA:
- the CD200R1L gene encoding cell surface glycoprotein CD200 receptor 2 isoform X1, with protein MYTLGKMSASRLLISIIIIVSASSSLCMDGKQMTQTYSKISAEGNISQPVLMDTNAVLCCPRIEFRNLIVITWEIIIRGQPSCTKSYRKERNETKETNCTDERITWVSTPDQNSDLQIHPVAITHDGYYRCIMATPDGNFHRGYHLQVLVTPEVTLFESRNRTAVCKTVAGKPAAQISWIPAGDCAPTEQEYWGNGTVTVQSTCHWEGHSVSTVTCHVSHLTGNKSLYIKLISGLRSSGSPALDLLIILYVKLSLFVVILVITGFVFFQRINYVRLQHR; from the exons CTTCAAGTAGTTTATGTATGGATGGAAAGCAGATGACACAGACCTATTCAAAAATTTCTGCAGAAG gtaACATTTCACAGCCTGTACTGATGGATACAAATGCTGTGCTTTGTTGCCCTCGTATTGAGTTTAGAAATTTGATCGTAATAACATGGGAAATAATCATAAGAGGCCAGCCTTCCTGCACAAAATCctataggaaagaaagaaatgagaccAAGGAAACCAACTGTACTGATGAGAGAATAACCTGGGTCTCCACACCTGATCAGAATTCGGACCTTCAGATTCACCCAGTGGCCATCACTCATGACGGGTATTACAGATGCATAATGGCAACTCCTGATGGGAATTTCCATCGTGGATATCACCTCCAAGTGCTAG TTACACCTGAAGTGACCCTGTTTGAAAGCAGGAATAGAACTGCAGTATGCAAGACAGTTGCAGGGAAGCCAGCTGCGCAGATCTCCTGGATCCCAGCGGGGGATTGTGCCCCTACTGAGCAAGAGTACTGGGGCAATGGCACAGTGACTGTTCAGAGTACATGCCACTGGGAGGGCCACAGTGTGTCTACCGTGACCTGTCATGTCTCCCATTTGACTGGCAACAAGAGTCTGTACATAAAGTTAATTTCAG GTCTCAGAAGCTCAGGATCTCCAGCGTTGGACTTACTGATCATTCTTTATGTGAAACTCTCTCTTTTTGTGGTCATTCTGGTCATCACAGGATTTGTTTTCTTCCAGAGGATAAATTATGTCAG ACTGCAACATCGGTAA
- the CD200R1L gene encoding cell surface glycoprotein CD200 receptor 2 isoform X2, with the protein MYTLGKMSASRLLISIIIIVSASSSLCMDGKQMTQTYSKISAEGNISQPVLMDTNAVLCCPRIEFRNLIVITWEIIIRGQPSCTKSYRKERNETKETNCTDERITWVSTPDQNSDLQIHPVAITHDGYYRCIMATPDGNFHRGYHLQVLVTPEVTLFESRNRTAVCKTVAGKPAAQISWIPAGDCAPTEQEYWGNGTVTVQSTCHWEGHSVSTVTCHVSHLTGNKSLYIKLISGLRSSGSPALDLLIILYVKLSLFVVILVITGFVFFQRINYVR; encoded by the exons CTTCAAGTAGTTTATGTATGGATGGAAAGCAGATGACACAGACCTATTCAAAAATTTCTGCAGAAG gtaACATTTCACAGCCTGTACTGATGGATACAAATGCTGTGCTTTGTTGCCCTCGTATTGAGTTTAGAAATTTGATCGTAATAACATGGGAAATAATCATAAGAGGCCAGCCTTCCTGCACAAAATCctataggaaagaaagaaatgagaccAAGGAAACCAACTGTACTGATGAGAGAATAACCTGGGTCTCCACACCTGATCAGAATTCGGACCTTCAGATTCACCCAGTGGCCATCACTCATGACGGGTATTACAGATGCATAATGGCAACTCCTGATGGGAATTTCCATCGTGGATATCACCTCCAAGTGCTAG TTACACCTGAAGTGACCCTGTTTGAAAGCAGGAATAGAACTGCAGTATGCAAGACAGTTGCAGGGAAGCCAGCTGCGCAGATCTCCTGGATCCCAGCGGGGGATTGTGCCCCTACTGAGCAAGAGTACTGGGGCAATGGCACAGTGACTGTTCAGAGTACATGCCACTGGGAGGGCCACAGTGTGTCTACCGTGACCTGTCATGTCTCCCATTTGACTGGCAACAAGAGTCTGTACATAAAGTTAATTTCAG GTCTCAGAAGCTCAGGATCTCCAGCGTTGGACTTACTGATCATTCTTTATGTGAAACTCTCTCTTTTTGTGGTCATTCTGGTCATCACAGGATTTGTTTTCTTCCAGAGGATAAATTATGTCAGGTAG